The Populus nigra chromosome 14, ddPopNigr1.1, whole genome shotgun sequence genome has a segment encoding these proteins:
- the LOC133673107 gene encoding elongation factor 2, with protein MVKFTAEELRRIMDFKHNIRNMSVIAHVDHGKSTLTDSLVAAAGIIAQEVAGDVRMTDTRADEAERGITIKSTGISLYYEMSDESLKRYKGERQGNEYLINLIDSPGHVDFSSEVTAALRITDGALVVVDCIEGVCVQTETVLRQALGERIRPVLTVNKMDRCFLELQVDGEEAFQTFSRVIENANVIMATYEDPLLGDCQVYPEKGTVAFSAGLHGWAFTLTNFAKMYASKFGVDESKMMERLWGENFFDPATKKWTSKNTGSATCKRGFVQFCYEPIKQIINTCMNDQKDKLWPMLQKLGVVMKSDEKDLMGKPLMKRVMQTWLPASTALLEMMIFHLPSPATAQRYRVENLYEGPLDDAYANAIRNCDPNGPLMLYVSKMIPASDKGRFFAFGRVFAGKVTTGLKVRIMGPNYVPGEKKDLYVKSVQRTVIWMGKRQETVEDVPCGNTVALVGLDQFITKNATLTNEKEVDAHPIRAMKFSVSPVVRVAVQCKVASDLPKLVEGLKRLAKSDPMVVCSIEESGEHIIAGAGELHLEICLKDLQDDFMGGAEIIKSDPVVSFRETVIEKSSRVVMSKSPNKHNRLYMEARPMEEGLAEAIDDGRIGPRDDPKIRGKILSEEFGWDKDLAKKIWCFGPETTGPNMVVDMCKGVQYLNEIKDSVVAGFQWASKEGALAEENMRGICFEVCDVVLHSDAIHRGGGQVIPTARRVIYASQLTAKPRLLEPVYMVEIQAPEQALGGIYSVLNQKRGHVFEEMQRPGTPLYNIKAYLPVVESFGFSGTLRAATSGQAFPQCVFDHWDTMSSDPMEAGTQAAQLVTEIRKRKGLKEQMTPLSEFEDKL; from the exons ATG GTTAAGTTTACGGCAGAAGAGCTTCGGCGTATTATGGACTTCAAGCATAACATCCGTAATATGTCTGTTATTGCTCATGTTGACCATG GAAAATCAACTCTCACTGATTCTCTTGTCGCTGCTGCTGGTATCATTGCCCAAGAGGTTGCTGGTGATGTTCGAATGACTGATACCCGGGCAGATGAGGCAGAACGTGGTATCACAATCAAATCTACTGGCATCTCTCTATACTATGAGATGTCAGATGAATCCCTCAAGAGATACAAGGGAGAGAGGCAAGGAAATGAGTATCTTATCAATCTTATAGACTCTCCTGGACACGTTGACTTTTCATCTGAGGTCACAGCTGCTCTTCGTATCACTGATGGTGCTCTGGTCGTTGTGGACTGTATTGAGGGTGTGTGTGTCCAGACTGAAACTGTGCTTCGACAGGCTTTGGGTGAGAGGATCAGGCCTGTCCTGACAGTTAACAAGATGGACAGGTGTTTCCTGGAGCTCCAGGTTGATGGAGAGGAGGCGTTTCAGACATTTTCTAGGGTTATTGAGAATGCCAATGTCATCATGGCAACCTATGAAGATCCCCTCCTTGGTGACTGTCAAGTCTACCCTGAGAAGGGTACCGTTGCTTTCTCTGCTGGTTTGCACGGCTGGGCTTTCACTTTGACCAACTTTGCCAAGATGTATGCCTCAAAGTTTGGAGTGGATGAGTCTAAGATGATGGAGAGGCTGTGGGGCGAGAACTTTTTTGATCCTGCTACCAAGAAGTGGACCAGCAAGAACACTGGTTCTGCTACTTGCAAGCGTGGTTTTGTGCAGTTTTGTTATGAGCCAATCAAACAGATTATTAACACGTGCATGAATGATCAGAAGGATAAATTGTGGCCCATGTTGCAAAAGCTTGGTGTTGTCATGAAGTCTGATGAGAAGGACTTGATGGGAAAGCCTCTGATGAAGCGTGTGATGCAGACCTGGCTGCCAGCAAGCACTGCTCTGCTTGAAATGATGATCTTTCACCTGCCTTCTCCTGCAACGGCTCAGAGATACCGTGTGGAGAACTTGTATGAGGGTCCCCTTGATGATGCTTATGCCAATGCTATCAGGAATTGTGACCCTAATGGCCCCCTCATGCTTTACGTGTCTAAGATGATTCCTGCTTCTGACAAGGGTAGGTTCTTTGCCTTTGGGCGTGTTTTCGCTGGAAAGGTAACAACTGGTCTGAAGGTTAGGATCATGGGACCAAACTATGTGCCTGGTGAGAAGAAGGACTTGTATGTGAAGAGTGTGCAGAGGACTGTCATTTGGATGGGGAAGAGGCAAGAAACCGTTGAGGATGTGCCTTGTGGTAACACTGTTGCCTTGGTTGGACTGGATCAGTTCATCACTAAGAATGCCACTTTAACTAATGAAAAGGAAGTCGATGCCCACCCTATTCGTGCTATGAAGTTCTCTGTCTCGCCTGTCGTGCGTGTGGCCGTGCAGTGCAAGGTAGCATCTGACCTCCCCAAGCTGGTGGAAGGTCTGAAGCGTTTGGCCAAGTCTGATCCCATGGTTGTCTGTAGCATTGAGGAATCTGGAGAGCATATCATTGCTGGAGCTGGAGAGCTGCACCTTGAGATCTGTTTGAAGGATTTGCAGGATGATTTTATGGGTGGGGCAGAAATCATAAAGTCTGACCCTGTTGTGTCGTTCCGTGAGACTGTCATAGAGAAGTCCAGCCGTGTGGTGATGAGCAAATCTCCTAACAAGCACAACCGTCTCTACATGGAGGCACGACCCATGGAAGAAGGGCTTGCAGAGGCTATTGATGATGGTCGTATTGGTCCAAGAGATGATCCAAAGATTCGTGGCAAGATCTTGTCCGAGGAGTTTGGTTGGGACAAGGATCTTGCAAAGAAAATCTGGTGCTTTGGTCCTGAGACCACCGGGCCAAACATGGTTGTGGATATGTGTAAGGGAGTTCAGTACCTTAATGAAATCAAGGATTCTGTTGTTGCTGGTTTCCAGTGGGCTTCAAAGGAAGGTGCCTTGGCTGAAGAAAACATGCGAGGTATCTGCTTTGAAGTCTGTGATGTGGTTCTTCATTCCGATGCCATTCACAGAGGTGGTGGGCAGGTCATTCCTACTGCCAGGAGGGTTATCTATGCCTCCCAGCTGACTGCCAAGCCCAGGCTGCTTGAGCCCGTGTACATGGTGGAGATCCAAGCCCCCGAGCAGGCTCTTGGTGGCATCTACAGTGTTCTTAACCAGAAACGTGGTCATGTGTTTGAAGAAATGCAGAGGCCCGGTACCCCCCTGTACAATATCAAGGCGTACCTCCCTGTTGTCGAGTCTTTTGGATTTTCCGGCACTTTGAGGGCTGCAACATCAGGACAGGCTTTCCCACAATGTGTTTTTGATCATTGGGACACGATGTCTTCTGATCCAATGGAAGCCGGTACACAAGCAGCACAGCTTGTTACAGAAATCAGGAAGCGAAAGGGTTTGAAGGAGCAGATGACCCCATTATCTGAGTTCGAGGACAAGCTGTGA